One genomic window of Streptomyces sp. NBC_01498 includes the following:
- the crgA gene encoding cell division protein CrgA → MPKSRIRKKADFTPPPAAKQSTTINLSNRSWVAPVMLALFLVGLAWIVVFYVTDGTLPVDAFGNWNIVVGFGFIAAGFGVSTQWK, encoded by the coding sequence GTGCCGAAGTCACGGATCCGCAAGAAGGCCGATTTCACGCCGCCGCCCGCGGCGAAGCAGTCGACCACGATAAACCTGTCCAATCGGAGCTGGGTCGCGCCCGTCATGCTCGCCCTGTTCCTCGTCGGGCTGGCCTGGATCGTGGTCTTCTATGTGACCGACGGGACCCTGCCGGTCGACGCCTTCGGCAACTGGAACATCGTCGTCGGGTTCGGGTTCATCGCCGCCGGCTTCGGCGTCTCCACGCAGTGGAAGTAG